From one Lycium barbarum isolate Lr01 chromosome 6, ASM1917538v2, whole genome shotgun sequence genomic stretch:
- the LOC132643679 gene encoding zinc finger CCCH domain-containing protein 19 has product MAEDEESMNNPIIMSDQQKPELTATSAVVVERDTGLSVGPLVGEESEVTGGAEAGPPMRESTVGDADEVEAVTETINEENETAMEKAEVALNAKGEVAVDATMEKGEVAEAVNVTKGETDSCVPGGDEKVVIARNENDGIVVRNENMEENIAVLEKDEVAEEAVNASKGKTDGCMTGGEKVVMASDEKNENVASNDNMGDTENGETVTEAVNAAKGEADSCVGDDEKVFNENENDGIVTRNDNMEDTKNGKTVIIEANVSTVEGSVSLGKDGENPVEAAKREEVGVPPIVLEKEDDAMGTDDVTGNTEKDDEMVSQVDISVEKDVEMDTMKHEEVEPVPLDEEEDKGTGAEDEVANGEKVVVTRNEEDDEMATRVDISAVEAGVESEKDVEMDTKKNEAVEPVPLDEDNGMAAEDEADNGEKVEEDDEMVTRVDTSAVETGIESEKDIEMDTVKDEEVEPVEGTGSKDEGANATTTEMDTMKDEEVAPVPGDEEEDDEGTGAEDEAANATTTEIETENEMTESGKSSGGKRKRKNNTKSTGKSKSGGRASSRKAIGEDVCFICFDGGDLVLCDRRGCTKAYHPSCIDRDEEFFRAKGKWNCGWHQCTICQKNATYLCYTCTFSLCKGCIKDDVILCVRGNKGFCKNCMKTVKLIEGLGKEDNDGPIDFDDKSSFEYLFKDYLMDLKAKLSLSSDEIADAKSPRKGADVSASKQELAEAQFDNNDDAGSGSDASIETLEASKTKRRKLRKRSKSLKKEEDATTTAVTSSEGFSTAGTTEWASKELLEFVKHMKSGDASVLSQFDVQALLLEYIKTNKLRDPRRKSQIICDSRLESLFGKPRVGHFEMLKLLESHFLMKEDSQTDDVQGSVVDTEFNQFEADANADTPTRGVKDRKRKRKKGENRGPQSNLDEYAAIDVHNISLIYLRRKLVEDLLEEDDKFHDKVVGTFLRIRISGNVQKQDLYRLVQVVGTSKAAEPYKLGKRTTDVALEILNLNKTEVLSIDTISNQDFTEEECKRLRQSIKCGLINRPTVGNILDKAMEIHAARVNDWLESEILRLSHLRDRASEKGRKKELRECVEKLQLLKTPDERHRRLEEVPEIHADPKMDPSYESEDEDSESNDRRDSYMRSRESSFGRRGRGPISPRSSNFPPKDSWGAAGKSSSKNFELNKSSSGKNILSRSEDGVHPGGGLNEDTWIEGRDRETESMNLEKPTSAANSEPSGRNSQFLSRTETFSGASSVSSPVTLQSKVAETSIKINEAEKMWHYKDPAGKIQGSFSMVQLRKWSNTGYFPADLKIWKSTDKQEESILLTDALAGRFEKAPSAVDNILSTTLLQNQNGERPQVDQNVGSHNSRRLVPTGGGMTSSGDVSALSTERWSNNDSSNLPSPTPKQNTAGWVGGDGPSVTVANSYSGGNKVLQSPPALPDDGINTSSVQNFGGHSVRGSENNYVNSGSDFGSVPTSEQVIAVQSGYSLQNAQSFAASEQQTALLNSQPGAQHTALPSQSLNMQNPVLAPGQLQGHGNWGTTPSPVQSLAGNFPNAGGSVLPQSDYWSAPAQGSQQNIQHTTVPTVPWGAGLQENMSSASAVRPENNTGWGMVPGNPNVGWGGPVPPVMNVNWGAAVQAMPPGNVNPGWAPTGPLPGNSNPGWVAPSGNSVGNANPGWVVPTGSVGSTIQGPTSGNGWPMMGTGNPGALAQGPPQGDSNQGRGTPTGSRGTRSNDHHQDGRFSGQRDKGSHGSNSGYNSRNWDRQSSFGNRGPGGSSRGGYRKNVPCPYNTNGRRCVKGSRCNYIHS; this is encoded by the exons ATGGCGGAAGACGAAGAATCTATGAATAACCCTATCATCATGTCCGACCAGCAAAAACCCGAATTGACTGCCACGTCAGCGGTAGTAGTTGAGAGAGATACGGGTTTGTCGGTGGGCCCACTAGTGGGAGAAGAATCAGAGGTTACTGGTGGTGCTGAGGCGGGCCCACCGATGAGAGAATCAACGGTTGGTGATGCTGACGAAGTTGAGGCGGTTACTGAGACGATAAATGAGGAGAATGAAACTGCGATGGAGAAAGCTGAGGTGGCTCTGAACGCGAAAGGTGAGGTGGCAGTGGACGCGACGATGGAGAAAGGTGAGGTGGCAGAGGCAGTGAACGTGACTAAGGGCGAAACGGACAGTTGTGTGCCAGGTGGTGATGAGAAAGTGGTTATAGCTAGAAATGAGAATGATGGAATTGTGGTTAGaaatgaaaatatggaggaaaatATAGCGGTGTTGGAGAAAGATGAGGTGGCAGAGGAGGCAGTGAACGCGAGTAAGGGCAAGACGGACGGTTGTATGACAGGTGGTGAGAAAGTGGTTATGGCTAGTGATGAAAAAAATGAGAACGTGGCTAGCAATGATAATATGGGGGACACCGAGAATGGTGAAACAGTTACAGAGGCAGTGAACGCGGCCAAGGGCGAAGCAGACAGTTGTGTTGGTGATGATGAGAAAGTGTTTAATGAAAATGAGAATGATGGAATTGTAACTAGAAATGATAATATGGAGGATACCAAGAATGGCAAAACAGTGATTATAGAAGCAAATGTTTCAACTGTTGAAGGTAGTGTAAGTTTAGGGAAAGATGGGGAAAACCCCGTGGAGGCAGCTAAGCGCGAGGAAGTGGGAGTTCCTCCCATTGTGCTAGAAAAGGAAGATGATGCAATGGGAACTGACGATGTAACTGGTAACACGGAGAAAGATGATGAAATGGTGTCACAGGTAGATATTTCAGTGGAGAAAGATGTCGAAATGGATACAATGAAGCATGAAGAAGTGGAACCTGTTCCTCTAGATGAGGAGGAGGACAAAGGGACGGGTGCTGAGGACGAGGTTGCTAATGGGGAGAAAGTGGTCGTGACTCGAAATGAGGAAGATGATGAGATGGCGACACGGGTAGATATATCAGCTGTTGAAGCTGGAGTAGAATCGGAGAAAGATGTCGAAATGGATACCAAAAAGAATGAAGCAGTGGAACCCGTTCCTCTAGATGAGGACAATGGCATGGCTGCGGAGGACGAGGCTGATAATGGGGAGAAAGTGGAGGAAGATGACGAAATGGTGACACGGGTAGATACTTCAGCTGTTGAAACTGGAATAGAGTCGGAGAAAGATATCGAAATGGACACAGTGAAGGATGAAGAAGTGGAACCCGTTGAAGGGACGGGTTCAAAAGACGAGGGTGCTAATGCAACTACTACTGAAATGGATACAATGAAGGATGAAGAAGTGGCACCCGTTCCTGGAGATGAGGAGGAGGACGATGAAGGGACGGGTGCTGAAGACGAGGCAGCTAACGCAACTACAACTGAAATAGAGACTGAAAATGAAATGACTGAATCAGGGAAATCATCTGGAggaaagaggaagaggaagaataATACTAAGAGTACTGGGAAGTCCAAGTCTGGAGGAAGAGCTTCAAGTAGGAAGGCTATTGGAGAGGATGTTTGCTTCATTTGCTTTGATGGAGGGGATTTGGTGCTATGTGACCGTAG GGGTTGTACCAAAGCATATCATCCTTCGTGTATTGATAGGGATGAGGAATTTTTTCGTGCCAAGGGTAAATGGAATTGTG GTTGGCATCAGTGTACTATTTGTCAGAAGAATGCCACCTATTTGTGCTACACATGTACATTTTCATTATGCAAGGGGTGCATCAAAGACGATGTCATCCTATGTGTAAGAGGAAACAAGGGCTTTTGCAAGAACTGCATGAAAACTGTCAAGCTAATAGAAGGCCTTGGTAAAGAAGACAATGAT GGTCCGATAGATTTTGATGACAAGAGTAGCTTTGAGTATCTGTTCAAGGACTACTTAATGGATTTAAAAGCGAAGCTATCTTTATCTTCAGATGAAATTGCTGATGCCAAAAGTCCTCGGAAGGGTGCCGATGTGTCAGCTTCTAAACAAGAACTGGCTGAGGCACAATTTGACAATAATGATGATGCAGGTTCTGGTTCAGATGCTTCCATTGAGACATTGGAAGCCAGTAAAACTAAAAGAAGAAAGCTAAGAAAACGTTCAAAATCTCTCAAAAAGGAAGAGGATGCCACAACTACGGCTGTTACTAGTAGCGAAGGTTTCTCCACCGCTGGCACCACTGAGTGGGCATCAAAAGAGCTGCTTGAATTTGTTAAGCACATGAAAAGTGGTGACGCTTCTGTTCTTTCTCAATTTGATGTGCAAGCTCTGTTGCTCGAATATATCAAAACAAACAAACTGCGTGATCCTCGTCGTAAAAGTCAAATTATATGTGATTCAAGACTTGAAAGCCTATTTGGAAAACCACGTGTTGGGCACTTTGAGATGTTAAAACTACTTGAGTCTCATTTTCTTATGAAAGAGGATTCTCAGACGGATGATGTTCAAGGTAGTGTAGTTGATACAGAATTTAACCAGTTTGAAGCTGATGCAAATGCTGACACTCCTACAAGGGGAGTCAAAGACAGGAAACGTAAGCGTAAGAAAGGTGAAAACAGGGGACCTCAATCAAATCTTGATGAGTATGCGGCTATTGATGTGCATAACATCAGCTTAATTTACCTACGAAGAAAGTTGGTGGAGGACCTTCTTGAAGAGGATGACAAATTCCATGATAAAGTAGTTGGAACCTTTTTGAGAATACGAATTTCTGGTAACGTTCAGAAGCAAGACCTTTATAGGCTGGTGCAAGTTGTAG GTACAAGCAAAGCTGCTGAACCATACAaacttggcaagaggacaactgaTGTTGCGCTGGAGATCTTAAATCTGAACAAGACAGAGGTTTTATCAATTGATACGATCTCAAATCAAGATTTCACAGAG GAAGAATGCAAGCGCCTGCGCCAGAGTATAAAATGCGGACTCATTAATAGACCAACAGTG GGTAACATTCTTGACAAGGCCATGGAAATACATGCAGCAAGAGTTAATGAT TGGCTGGAATCAGAGATACTCCGTCTCAGTCATCTTCGTGATCGTGCAAGTGAGAAAGGGCGCAAGAAGGAA CTTAGAGAATGTGTAGAGAAACTACAGCTCTTGAAGACTCCTGATGAGCGTCACCGTAGACTTGAGGAAGTTCCAGAAATACATGCGGATCCAAAAATGGACCCAAGCTATGAGTCTGAGGATGAGGACAGTGAAAGTAACGATAGACGAG ATTCTTATATGAGGTCTAGAGAGTCAAGCTTTGGCCGGAGAGGACGTGGACCAATTTCTCCGAGAAGCAGCAACTTTCCTCCGAAAGATTCCTGGGGGGCTGCAGgaaaatcttcttcaaagaaCTTTGAACTGAACAAGAGTTCCTCTGGTAAAAACATTTTGAGCAGAAGTGAAGATGGTGTGCATCCTGGAGGGGGACTGAATGAAGATACATGGATTGAAGGAAGAGACAGGGAGACTGAATCTATGAATCTAGAGAAGCCGACTTCTGCTGCTAATTCTGAGCCAAGTGGACGTAATAGTCAATTTTTGTCAAGAACAGAGACATTTTCTGGTGCATCATCGGTATCTTCTCCAGTTACACTCCAGAGCAAGGTTGCTGAAACTTCCATCAAGATCAACGAAGCTGAAAAAATGTGGCATTACAAGGACCCTGCTGGTAAAATACAGGGATCATTTTCTATGGTCCAGTTGCGTAAATGGAGCAATACAGGATACTTCCCTGCtgatttgaaaatatggaaaTCTACGGATAAGCAAGAGGAATCTATTCTTTTGACTGACGCATTGGCAGGCAGGTTTGAGAAAGCGCCATCAGCAGTTGACAATATACTTTCAACAACTCTTCTGCAAAATCAAAATGGAGAGAGACCTCAAGTCGACCAGAATGTTGGATCTCACAATTCTCGTCGTTTGGTTCCCACTGGTGGTGGAATGACTTCTTCTGGTGATGTTTCTGCTCTTTCTACAGAGAGGTGGAGTAATAATGATTCTTCGAATCTCCCATCTCCTACTCCCAAGCAGAATACTGCCGGTTGGGTTGGAGGAGATGGGCCTTCTGTTACAGTTGCAAATTCATATTCTGGTGGCAACAAAGTTCTCCAATCACCTCCAGCTCTACCAGATGATGGGATTAATACTTCTTCTGTTCAAAATTTTGGTGGTCATTCAGTTAGGGGATCGGAAAATAATTATGTGAATTCGGGTAGTGATTTTGGTTCAGTGCCTACTTCTGAACAGGTAATTGCTGTACAGTCTGGATATTCTTTGCAAAATGCTCAATCATTTGCAGCTAGTGAACAACAAACGGCACTGTTGAATAGCCAACCTGGTGCACAACATACAGCTCTCCCGTCACAATCTCTTAATATGCAGAACCCTGTTTTGGCACCAGGACAGCTCCAGGGACATGGTAACTGGGGTACTACGCCGTCTCCTGTTCAGAGTCTTGCTGGAAATTTTCCAAATGCAGGTGGCTCAGTTTTGCCTCAATCTGATTATTGGAGTGCACCAGCTCAAGGAAGCCAACAGAACATACAGCATACAACTGTGCCTACTGTTCCATGGGGTGCTGGTTTGCAAGAGAATATGAGTTCTGCTTCAGCGGTAAGACCTGAAAATAACACTGGCTGGGGTATGGTACCTGGAAATCCAAATGTGGGCTGGGGTGGACCCGTACCACCAGTCATGAATGTAAACTGGGGAGCAGCTGTTCAAGCAATGCCTCCAGGCAATGTAAATCCTGGTTGGGCTCCTACTGGGCCACTTCCTGGGAATTCGAACCCCGGATGGGTTGCACCATCCGGGAACTCTGTTGGGAATGCTAATCCAGGTTGGGTCGTTCCAACAGGGAGCGTGGGATCAACTATTCAAGGGCCGACATCTGGTAATGGGTGGCCTATGATGGGAACTGGAAATCCTGGAGCACTTGCCCAAGGACCACCTCAAGGAGATTCAAATCAAGGTAGGGGTACACCTACTGGGAGTCGGGGGACAAGAAGTAATGATCACCATCAAGATGGGAGATTCTCTGGTCAGAGGGACAAGGGTTCTCATGGTAGTAATTCTGGTTACAATAGTAGGAACTGGGATAGGCAATCGTCTTTTGGGAATAGAGGGCCTGGAGGTTCATCTAGAGGTGGCTACAGAAAGAATGTGCCCTGCCCATATAATACAAATGGTCGTCGATGTGTAAAGGGTTCTAGATGCAATTATATTCATAGCTAA